Proteins encoded within one genomic window of Mycolicibacterium aubagnense:
- a CDS encoding thiamine pyrophosphate-binding protein — protein sequence MGVPVYKRILDLFEAEGVNTLFGIPDPNFVHMFTEAAARGWSVVAPHHELSAGFMAEAASRMTGRPGLCIGTLGPGVANIAGAMMCALVENSPVIFLGGQRARITERRVRRGRIQFIQQEGLFAPSVKYSSSIEYADQTDEIIHEAIRRAMSGTPGPAYVEFPSHVILDELDVSEAPSPAAYRLVNQGAGAREVAEAAKLITAAKSPILLVGHGVHTSRTQQEVKELAELMNCPVIQTSGGTSFIPGLQDRTFPYLFSPAANQAVEDSDLCVALGTELGEPMHYGRTQHWAAGNANRKWVYVEQDPAAIGVNRSFDVALVGDLRGVVPQLVEALRDTPRAPTANLDTLVTADAAELAELAENAPSGRAPIHPARYVVEATKAFRELEDGIMVRDGGATVIFQWTYSQSKPRDVIWNQNFGHLGTGLPYAVGASIAEGRKRPVMLLTSDSAFLFHIAELETAAREGLPLVCVVGVDHQWGLEVGVYKRTFEQPSPQPGVHWSKDVRMDKIAEGFGCHGEYVEKEDEIGPAIARAYASGKVGVVHVCIDPKANSEEMPKYDRFRTWYAEGTQ from the coding sequence ATGGGCGTACCGGTCTACAAACGCATTCTCGACCTGTTCGAGGCCGAAGGAGTCAACACCCTCTTCGGCATCCCGGATCCCAACTTCGTGCACATGTTCACCGAGGCCGCAGCTCGCGGCTGGTCCGTCGTGGCGCCGCACCACGAACTGAGCGCCGGCTTCATGGCCGAGGCCGCCTCGCGAATGACGGGGAGGCCGGGTCTGTGCATCGGAACGCTCGGACCGGGTGTCGCGAACATCGCCGGCGCAATGATGTGCGCACTGGTGGAGAACTCACCGGTCATCTTCCTGGGCGGACAGCGGGCCCGCATCACCGAGCGCCGCGTGCGTCGCGGACGCATCCAATTCATCCAGCAGGAAGGACTTTTCGCGCCGTCGGTGAAGTACAGCAGCTCCATCGAGTACGCCGATCAGACCGACGAGATCATCCACGAGGCAATCCGCCGGGCGATGTCGGGCACCCCGGGCCCGGCCTACGTCGAATTCCCGTCACACGTGATCCTCGACGAACTCGACGTGTCGGAGGCACCGAGCCCCGCGGCCTACCGGCTCGTCAACCAGGGCGCGGGCGCGCGTGAGGTCGCCGAAGCCGCAAAGTTGATCACGGCGGCCAAGAGCCCGATCCTGCTGGTCGGTCACGGCGTGCACACGTCACGCACCCAACAGGAGGTGAAAGAACTCGCCGAACTGATGAACTGCCCCGTCATCCAGACCTCCGGCGGCACGTCCTTCATCCCCGGCCTACAGGACCGGACGTTCCCATACCTGTTCTCGCCGGCCGCGAACCAGGCCGTCGAGGATTCCGACCTGTGCGTCGCGCTGGGCACCGAACTGGGTGAACCCATGCACTACGGCCGGACCCAGCACTGGGCGGCGGGCAACGCGAACCGTAAATGGGTTTACGTCGAGCAGGATCCGGCCGCCATCGGCGTCAATCGTTCGTTCGACGTGGCGCTGGTCGGCGACCTGCGCGGAGTCGTCCCACAGCTCGTCGAGGCACTGCGCGACACCCCGCGCGCACCGACGGCCAATCTCGACACCCTGGTCACGGCCGACGCAGCCGAACTCGCCGAACTTGCGGAGAATGCGCCGTCCGGGCGCGCTCCGATCCATCCGGCGCGTTATGTCGTCGAGGCCACCAAGGCGTTCAGGGAACTCGAGGACGGCATCATGGTGCGCGACGGCGGCGCGACCGTGATCTTCCAGTGGACCTACTCGCAGTCCAAGCCGCGCGACGTCATCTGGAACCAGAACTTCGGCCACCTCGGCACCGGTCTCCCCTACGCCGTCGGCGCCTCGATCGCCGAAGGCCGCAAACGCCCGGTCATGCTACTGACCAGCGACTCGGCATTCCTGTTCCACATCGCCGAATTGGAAACGGCTGCGCGCGAGGGCCTTCCGCTGGTATGTGTAGTCGGGGTCGACCATCAGTGGGGCCTGGAGGTCGGCGTCTACAAGCGGACCTTCGAGCAGCCGTCGCCGCAGCCCGGCGTGCACTGGAGCAAGGACGTCCGGATGGACAAGATCGCCGAGGGCTTCGGCTGCCACGGCGAGTACGTTGAGAAGGAGGACGAGATCGGTCCGGCCATCGCGCGTGCCTATGCCAGCGGAAAGGTCGGAGTGGTGCACGTGTGCATAGACCCGAAGGCAAACTCTGAGGAGATGCCCAAGTATGACCGATTCCGCACCTGGTACGCCGAGGGCACACAGTGA
- a CDS encoding aldehyde dehydrogenase family protein: MREYLQFYVDGRWVDPVELTPLGVENPATEEVAGRIALGSAADVDKAVGAARRAFGSWSQTSREERLDVLQAISAEYLRRQGDLAEAVREEIGAPPALAAGAQVQLGIGHLMTAIEVLKNFDFSRRLGNTLVSSEPIGVCGLITPWNWPLNQIAVKVFPALATGCTVVLKPSEVAPFSAQIFTEVIDAAGVPAGVYNLVFGDGAGVGAAISSHPGIDMVSFTGSTRAGIEVAKCAAPSVKRVSQELGGKSPNIVLDDEAFATSVAAGVSAMMPNSGQSCNAPSRMLVPNSRMAEAVSIAAETIEGVQVADAANPKAIGPVASRAQFERIQGLIAKGIADGANLVAGGEGRPAGVDRGFYVRPTVFADVTNDMTIAREEIFGPVLCMLGYDDIDDAVDIANDTEYGLAGYVSGADIDAARAVARRIRAGWISINHAFDMNAPFGGYKHSGNGREWGEAGFHEYLETKSVLGHG, from the coding sequence ATGCGCGAGTATTTGCAGTTCTATGTCGACGGACGGTGGGTCGACCCGGTCGAGCTGACCCCACTGGGAGTCGAGAACCCTGCCACGGAAGAGGTCGCGGGCCGCATTGCCCTGGGCTCGGCAGCCGACGTGGACAAGGCGGTCGGGGCCGCCCGGCGCGCATTCGGCTCGTGGTCGCAGACCAGCCGCGAGGAACGTCTCGATGTGCTGCAGGCGATCAGTGCTGAATATCTGAGGCGCCAAGGCGATCTCGCCGAAGCCGTGCGCGAGGAGATCGGCGCCCCGCCGGCCCTCGCTGCCGGCGCCCAGGTACAGCTCGGCATCGGACATCTCATGACCGCGATCGAGGTGCTCAAGAATTTCGACTTTTCGCGCCGGCTCGGCAACACGCTGGTGTCCAGCGAGCCGATCGGCGTCTGTGGGCTGATCACCCCGTGGAACTGGCCACTCAACCAGATTGCCGTCAAGGTGTTCCCGGCATTGGCGACCGGCTGCACCGTGGTGCTCAAGCCCTCGGAGGTCGCCCCGTTCTCGGCGCAGATCTTCACCGAGGTCATCGACGCCGCAGGCGTGCCCGCCGGCGTGTACAACCTGGTCTTCGGCGACGGAGCCGGTGTGGGAGCGGCCATTTCGAGCCATCCGGGCATCGACATGGTGTCATTCACCGGCTCGACGCGCGCCGGTATCGAGGTCGCGAAATGCGCGGCCCCGAGCGTCAAACGGGTCAGCCAGGAGCTCGGCGGCAAGAGCCCGAACATCGTGCTCGACGACGAGGCCTTCGCCACCAGCGTGGCCGCCGGCGTCTCCGCGATGATGCCGAACTCGGGCCAGAGCTGCAATGCGCCGTCACGCATGTTGGTGCCGAACTCCCGCATGGCAGAAGCGGTTTCGATCGCGGCAGAGACCATCGAGGGTGTACAGGTAGCGGATGCCGCCAACCCGAAAGCCATCGGGCCGGTCGCCTCGCGCGCGCAGTTCGAGCGCATCCAGGGCCTCATCGCCAAGGGCATCGCCGACGGCGCGAATCTGGTCGCCGGGGGCGAGGGCCGCCCCGCCGGAGTCGACCGCGGGTTTTATGTCCGGCCAACGGTATTCGCCGACGTGACCAATGACATGACCATCGCCCGCGAGGAGATCTTCGGGCCGGTGCTGTGCATGTTGGGATACGACGACATCGACGACGCCGTCGACATCGCCAACGACACCGAATACGGCCTGGCCGGCTATGTTTCGGGAGCCGACATCGACGCCGCGCGCGCCGTGGCCCGGCGGATCCGGGCCGGCTGGATCTCGATCAACCACGCTTTCGACATGAATGCGCCGTTCGGCGGCTACAAGCACAGCGGCAACGGGCGTGAATGGGGCGAGGCCGGATTCCACGAATACCTGGAAACCAAGAGCGTGCTGGGTCACGGCTAG
- a CDS encoding MCE family protein: MLSRFVRIQLVIFTIASIVGVFVMAFSYMQLQSLAGIGRYNVTLELPDTGGLYRFSNVTYRGVEVGRVTNVELTKTGVRVQMSLDSSSKIPADLSAVVRSVSAVGEQYVDLLPHTDSAPYLHDGSVVRAGPDAVPPPIGPMMDRASELVATLPKDKLHQLLDETYKAFNGADYDLQSLADSSGKLAGGLNEQRDKVRELIENSSPLLDSQVQSTDSLRVWSGSLTGVTDQLVTNDPQIRSLLDRGPAVADDATKLFDKLKITVPVLLANLTSLGQLGVTYRPGLEQALVLLPPVVSTVISYGTSRNGSGLGIGSFRIGAEDPPPCTLGFLPPSSWRPAYDTTTLDLPDDVYCKLPQDAPVGVRGIRNTPCMTKPGKFAPTAEICNSDQEYEPLAPRMPVVGPYPRDPSLERQGVPPDSRWFPDQGLYAPVGEGPAAGAPPPGPPPNNPVLPPQNPITTPGASGNAGSVPPIPGGDPVEPRPAVPPADEPGAAPSAFTGGVGYAQYDPRTGDYVAPDGELSRQADLATRSAPKTWQNMLTS, encoded by the coding sequence ATGCTGTCGCGCTTTGTCCGGATCCAGTTGGTGATCTTCACGATCGCCTCCATTGTCGGGGTCTTCGTGATGGCCTTCAGCTACATGCAGCTGCAATCGCTCGCCGGGATCGGGCGCTACAACGTCACCCTCGAACTGCCGGACACCGGTGGGTTGTACCGGTTCAGCAACGTCACCTACCGCGGCGTGGAGGTCGGCCGGGTCACCAACGTAGAGCTGACGAAAACCGGTGTGCGCGTGCAGATGTCGCTCGACTCGTCGTCGAAGATCCCAGCGGATCTGTCGGCCGTGGTGCGCAGTGTGTCGGCCGTGGGGGAGCAGTACGTCGATCTGTTGCCACACACCGATTCGGCGCCGTATCTGCACGACGGTTCCGTCGTGCGGGCCGGGCCCGACGCCGTCCCGCCGCCGATCGGGCCGATGATGGACCGCGCGAGCGAACTGGTCGCCACCCTGCCGAAGGACAAGCTGCACCAGTTGCTCGACGAAACCTACAAGGCGTTCAACGGCGCCGACTACGACCTGCAATCGCTGGCGGACTCGTCCGGGAAACTGGCCGGTGGGCTGAACGAACAGCGGGACAAGGTACGGGAGCTCATCGAGAACAGTTCGCCGCTGCTGGATTCCCAGGTGCAGAGCACAGATTCGCTGCGGGTGTGGTCGGGCAGCCTGACCGGCGTCACCGATCAGTTGGTCACCAACGATCCCCAGATCCGCAGCCTGCTGGACCGTGGGCCCGCGGTGGCAGACGACGCGACCAAGCTCTTCGACAAGCTGAAAATCACTGTCCCCGTACTGCTGGCCAACTTGACCTCGTTGGGGCAGCTCGGCGTGACCTATCGTCCCGGGCTGGAGCAGGCGCTGGTGTTGCTGCCGCCGGTGGTCTCGACAGTGATCTCGTATGGCACGTCGCGCAACGGATCCGGCCTCGGTATCGGTAGCTTCCGGATCGGTGCGGAAGACCCGCCCCCATGCACCTTGGGCTTTCTGCCGCCCTCGTCGTGGCGACCGGCGTATGACACCACCACGCTGGATCTGCCCGACGACGTGTACTGCAAGTTGCCGCAGGATGCACCGGTAGGTGTGCGCGGTATTCGCAATACGCCGTGCATGACGAAGCCGGGCAAGTTCGCGCCGACCGCCGAAATATGTAACAGCGACCAGGAATACGAGCCGCTGGCGCCGCGGATGCCCGTCGTCGGGCCGTATCCCCGTGACCCCAGCCTGGAACGGCAAGGCGTGCCGCCGGATTCGCGGTGGTTCCCGGACCAGGGGCTGTATGCCCCGGTCGGTGAAGGGCCGGCCGCCGGCGCTCCGCCACCGGGCCCGCCGCCGAACAACCCGGTGCTGCCGCCACAGAATCCGATCACCACTCCGGGCGCTTCGGGCAACGCGGGTAGCGTCCCGCCGATCCCCGGTGGCGACCCGGTTGAGCCCCGGCCGGCCGTACCTCCGGCCGATGAGCCCGGGGCGGCTCCGAGCGCGTTCACCGGCGGCGTCGGCTACGCGCAGTACGACCCGCGCACGGGGGACTACGTGGCCCCTGACGGCGAACTGTCCCGGCAGGCCGATCTGGCCACCCGGTCGGCGCCCAAGACCTGGCAGAACATGCTGACGTCGTGA
- a CDS encoding MCE family protein, giving the protein MTRATTRRVWRPLAVAVCAVAPLSGCAWQGVNSLPLPGAPGRVAGATVYHAEFANVGTLESNSPVMIDDVVVGSVGPMKVVHGHAEVDILVKPGVVVPGNVVAKIGQTSLLGSTHVELDPVPGTAPAGRLAPGTTIPLNQSSTYPSTERTLAALATVVDGGGVGQIGGIIHSFNNAFDGRQESIRDLIGRLDRFVGTIDDQRDDIVTTIKALNGLIGTFAGQRDAVTEALRIMPQALEVMVAQRPNITAALTKLRTFSDTATSLINDTQADLVANLRHMEPITRSLADVGIVIDKSIAMATTFPYGQAAIDRYIKGDYLNLSATLDLTLPRIRRELWMGTRFGDPTQGIQAAIGDPGYAEQTKDPLGIGVAPPPAVLAPRPPDVAPPPLPGPAPAQAPDQGGH; this is encoded by the coding sequence ATGACGCGCGCAACCACCCGCCGGGTCTGGCGGCCGCTCGCCGTGGCAGTGTGCGCCGTGGCGCCGCTGAGTGGGTGCGCCTGGCAGGGCGTGAATTCGCTGCCCCTGCCGGGTGCGCCGGGACGCGTCGCGGGAGCGACGGTCTACCATGCCGAGTTCGCCAATGTCGGCACGCTGGAATCGAATTCGCCAGTGATGATCGACGACGTCGTGGTCGGCAGCGTCGGACCCATGAAGGTGGTCCACGGGCACGCCGAGGTCGATATCTTGGTCAAGCCGGGCGTTGTGGTGCCCGGCAACGTCGTCGCTAAAATCGGGCAGACCAGCCTGCTCGGCTCGACGCACGTCGAGCTCGACCCGGTTCCCGGGACGGCGCCGGCCGGTCGGTTGGCGCCCGGAACGACCATTCCGCTGAACCAGTCGTCGACCTATCCATCGACCGAGCGCACGCTGGCCGCCCTGGCGACGGTTGTCGACGGCGGTGGTGTCGGTCAGATCGGCGGCATCATCCACAGCTTCAACAACGCCTTCGACGGCCGCCAGGAATCGATCCGCGACCTCATCGGCCGGCTGGACCGGTTTGTCGGCACGATCGATGACCAACGCGACGACATCGTCACCACGATCAAGGCTCTCAACGGACTGATCGGTACGTTCGCCGGCCAGCGCGACGCCGTCACCGAGGCACTGCGGATCATGCCCCAGGCGCTCGAAGTCATGGTCGCGCAGCGGCCGAATATCACGGCGGCACTGACGAAACTGCGGACCTTCAGTGACACCGCGACCTCGTTGATCAACGACACCCAGGCCGACCTCGTTGCGAATCTCCGGCACATGGAACCCATCACCCGCTCGCTGGCCGACGTCGGAATTGTCATCGACAAGTCGATAGCGATGGCGACGACATTCCCCTACGGGCAGGCGGCCATCGACCGCTACATCAAGGGCGACTATCTGAACTTGTCGGCGACACTCGATCTGACGTTGCCGCGCATCCGGCGAGAACTGTGGATGGGTACCCGCTTCGGTGACCCGACGCAAGGGATTCAGGCCGCGATCGGTGATCCCGGATACGCCGAGCAGACAAAGGACCCGCTCGGCATCGGGGTGGCGCCGCCGCCCGCGGTGCTCGCACCGCGGCCGCCCGACGTCGCGCCGCCACCGTTGCCCGGCCCGGCGCCGGCCCAGGCGCCGGATCAAGGGGGACACTGA
- a CDS encoding MCE family protein, protein MTRRMLIRILAVALVSAALAAGIYVGYRNMFGPRTFGAIFTRVTGLYSGDEVRVSGVKVGTVSDVQPQGQTVKLTLNVDRDVPIPADVKAVIVQQNLVAARYVQLTPAYRTAGPTLPEGAVIPVSRTAVPVEWDEVKAQLTRLVTELGPAKPGDTSVAGRFVDSAANAMAGNGDRLRDTLAQLSGVSRVLADGSGNIVDTIKNLQVFVTALRNSNTEIVQFEDRLATLSSVLDSSRSDLDAALTDLSVAVGDIQRFMSSVNNRTAESVTRLTDVTQTLVGNKKELEELLHVFPTVMSNFYNIYDPVSGTANGMFAVNGFSNPAQFVCGAIAGIQGGDPAEGAKKCAEYLGPALRLLNFNYLPIPVNPFLGPTPRPDQLIYSEAKLMPGYSGPEPPPPATLPGMLLPAERPAS, encoded by the coding sequence ATGACCCGACGGATGCTGATTCGAATCCTGGCCGTGGCACTGGTAAGCGCCGCGCTGGCTGCCGGGATCTACGTCGGATACCGAAACATGTTCGGACCCAGGACCTTCGGCGCCATCTTCACCCGCGTGACCGGTCTGTACTCGGGCGACGAAGTCCGGGTGTCCGGCGTCAAGGTCGGCACGGTGTCGGATGTCCAGCCGCAGGGCCAGACCGTGAAGCTGACGCTGAACGTGGATCGGGACGTACCGATCCCGGCGGACGTCAAAGCAGTGATCGTCCAGCAGAACCTCGTGGCCGCGCGTTATGTCCAGCTGACACCGGCCTACCGCACCGCGGGTCCCACGCTGCCGGAGGGGGCGGTCATCCCGGTCTCGCGCACAGCCGTGCCCGTCGAATGGGACGAAGTCAAGGCGCAACTGACCAGGCTGGTCACCGAGCTCGGACCGGCCAAGCCGGGGGACACGTCCGTCGCCGGACGTTTCGTCGACAGTGCGGCAAATGCGATGGCCGGCAACGGTGACCGGCTGCGGGACACCCTCGCGCAGTTGTCGGGAGTGAGCCGGGTGCTGGCCGACGGCAGTGGAAACATCGTCGACACCATCAAGAACTTGCAGGTGTTCGTGACGGCGTTGCGCAACAGCAACACTGAGATCGTGCAGTTCGAGGACCGCTTGGCGACGCTGTCGAGCGTTCTCGATTCGAGTCGCTCCGACCTGGACGCTGCGCTGACGGACCTGTCGGTGGCGGTCGGGGACATCCAGCGTTTCATGTCGAGCGTCAACAACCGCACCGCCGAGTCGGTGACCCGTTTGACCGACGTCACGCAGACCCTCGTCGGGAACAAGAAAGAACTCGAAGAGCTCCTGCACGTGTTCCCGACGGTGATGTCGAACTTCTACAACATCTACGACCCGGTGTCCGGTACCGCCAACGGCATGTTCGCCGTCAACGGGTTCTCCAATCCGGCCCAGTTCGTGTGCGGCGCCATCGCGGGTATCCAGGGCGGCGATCCGGCGGAAGGCGCGAAGAAGTGCGCCGAGTACCTGGGTCCGGCGCTCCGACTGCTGAACTTCAATTACCTGCCGATCCCGGTCAACCCGTTCTTGGGTCCCACGCCGCGCCCCGACCAGCTGATCTACAGCGAAGCGAAACTGATGCCCGGCTACTCCGGCCCGGAGCCGCCACCGCCGGCCACCCTGCCGGGAATGCTGCTGCCGGCCGAACGGCCCGCCTCATGA
- a CDS encoding MCE family protein — MLKYGSARLIRVGIIGVVTVILVILVGLSPDKFKDWAMSVRYSAVFSEAGGLEVGNNVVVSGMKVGTVSKVSLENGDAVVDFTVDSRVSLGLDTAAHIRTGTLLGARTLALVSAGDKPLKPRSVIPISRTSSPYSLTDAVNELTKNTAGTDTNQLGQSLDLLSQTLDQIAPQLGPTFDGVARLSRTLNDRNQSLSELLKSAADVTNVLSQRSDQLNTLILNANSLLGMLVERREAIVTLLANTSAVAKQLSALVHDNEAQLAPALDRLNSVVAVLEKNKDNIAKAIPGLKKVVMTQGEAVNNGGYYNAFVANLIDGHEIQPFIDAALGVQPRTLFPWPNCGGERNGFKPPYSFDHCYNREETEGPTVGQVPH; from the coding sequence ATGCTGAAGTATGGCAGTGCACGACTCATCCGCGTCGGCATCATCGGCGTCGTGACCGTGATCCTGGTGATCCTGGTCGGTCTGTCGCCGGACAAGTTCAAGGACTGGGCGATGTCGGTGCGGTACTCGGCGGTGTTCTCGGAGGCGGGCGGCCTGGAGGTTGGCAACAACGTCGTGGTGTCGGGCATGAAGGTCGGCACGGTCTCGAAAGTGTCACTGGAAAACGGTGACGCGGTAGTGGATTTCACGGTTGACAGCCGGGTGTCTCTCGGCTTGGACACCGCCGCCCACATCCGGACCGGAACACTGCTGGGAGCGCGCACGCTCGCCCTGGTGTCGGCGGGCGACAAGCCGCTCAAGCCGCGGTCGGTGATCCCGATTTCCCGCACGTCGTCACCGTATTCGCTGACCGACGCCGTCAATGAGCTGACGAAGAACACCGCCGGGACCGACACCAACCAGCTGGGCCAGTCGCTGGACCTGTTGTCACAGACCCTGGACCAGATAGCGCCTCAGTTGGGGCCGACCTTCGATGGGGTGGCCAGACTGTCGCGGACGCTGAACGACCGCAATCAATCGCTGTCGGAGCTGTTGAAGAGTGCGGCGGACGTCACAAACGTGCTGTCACAGCGCAGCGACCAGCTGAACACCCTTATTCTGAACGCCAATTCGCTGCTCGGCATGCTGGTGGAGCGGCGCGAGGCCATCGTGACGCTGCTGGCCAACACCTCGGCGGTGGCCAAGCAGCTGTCGGCCCTGGTGCATGACAACGAAGCGCAGCTGGCGCCGGCGCTGGATCGCCTCAATTCGGTGGTGGCCGTGCTGGAGAAGAACAAGGACAACATCGCGAAGGCGATCCCGGGTCTGAAGAAGGTCGTGATGACTCAGGGCGAAGCGGTCAACAACGGCGGGTACTACAACGCGTTCGTCGCCAATCTGATTGACGGACATGAGATACAGCCCTTCATCGATGCGGCACTTGGAGTACAGCCCCGAACGCTGTTCCCGTGGCCGAACTGCGGTGGTGAACGCAACGGATTCAAGCCGCCGTACAGCTTCGACCATTGCTATAACCGCGAAGAGACCGAGGGGCCGACCGTGGGGCAGGTGCCGCACTGA
- a CDS encoding MCE family protein, translating into MNARGAAVKFAIFAVVMMIASGFLFMVLGETRTGSTKEYKAVFADASSLRAGNSVRVAGIRVGTVTGLDLGDDRKVTVSFNADNSIPVTAGTRAEVRYLNLVGDRYLDLVDGPGPTQVLPAGSTIPLERTAPALDLDLLLGGLKPVVQGLNPQDVNALTSSLLQVFQGQADGINSLMAHTSSFSGSLADNNEVITQLIDNLKVLIGTMARDGDKFSTAVDRLERLVTGLSADRDPVGAAIDSLDKGTATISDLLSQTRKPLAGTVNQLLRLGNNLDQDKQTLDTALQRAPENYRKEARTGAYGSWIQYYICDLTVRVNDREGRVVVLPWVRSNAGRCQ; encoded by the coding sequence ATGAACGCACGTGGGGCAGCGGTCAAGTTCGCCATCTTCGCCGTGGTCATGATGATCGCGTCGGGGTTCCTGTTCATGGTGCTCGGCGAGACGCGAACCGGATCCACCAAGGAATACAAGGCGGTGTTCGCCGACGCATCGAGCCTGCGGGCCGGGAACTCTGTCCGGGTCGCCGGCATCCGGGTCGGCACCGTCACCGGCCTCGATCTCGGTGACGACCGCAAGGTCACCGTCTCGTTCAACGCCGACAACTCCATCCCGGTCACCGCCGGCACCCGCGCCGAGGTGCGGTACCTGAATCTCGTCGGTGATCGCTATCTCGACCTCGTCGACGGGCCCGGACCCACCCAGGTGCTGCCCGCCGGATCCACGATCCCGCTGGAGCGGACAGCACCGGCACTCGACCTGGATCTCCTGCTGGGCGGTCTGAAGCCTGTCGTGCAGGGCCTCAACCCTCAGGATGTCAACGCCTTGACGTCGTCGCTGCTGCAGGTCTTTCAAGGACAGGCCGACGGCATCAATTCGCTGATGGCGCATACGTCTTCGTTCAGCGGTTCCTTGGCGGACAACAACGAGGTGATCACCCAGCTGATCGACAACCTGAAGGTGCTCATCGGGACCATGGCGCGCGACGGGGACAAGTTCTCGACCGCTGTCGACCGGCTGGAGCGTCTGGTGACGGGGTTGTCGGCAGACCGGGATCCGGTCGGTGCTGCCATCGACTCGCTCGACAAGGGCACGGCAACGATCTCGGATCTACTCAGCCAGACGCGAAAGCCGTTGGCCGGCACGGTGAACCAGCTGCTGCGGCTCGGCAATAACCTGGACCAGGACAAGCAGACCCTGGACACCGCACTGCAACGCGCACCCGAGAACTACCGCAAAGAAGCGCGAACCGGCGCATATGGCAGCTGGATCCAGTACTACATCTGCGACCTCACGGTGCGGGTCAACGACCGCGAGGGCCGGGTCGTCGTCCTGCCGTGGGTCAGGTCCAACGCGGGGAGGTGCCAGTAG